One part of the Brachyspira sp. SAP_772 genome encodes these proteins:
- a CDS encoding Rpn family recombination-promoting nuclease/putative transposase, whose translation MNKINLLNDFFIRYLLASKGDEDILENIVNAVLTNIGFETVHNLEIINPYNLKDNQYLKESILDVKAKTNDNKKIIIEFQLFGNIDFLKRIYYYISKNIALELKTNEAYRDISQIISINFLDFNLNFNDNGKEHRCFKLIDTDNHNISLDMIQIHLIEIKRFKKILETSTIEDIKKNKLLSWIEFFTSKDLNKIIDKLKEENIIMSKVIEKYKIFTSDEESMQVYNAREAFLYGQEVMLKREREEGIKEGIEKGIEKGIEKEKYALAKNMKTENIDINLISKITGLSKEEIDNL comes from the coding sequence ATGAATAAGATTAATCTATTAAATGACTTTTTTATCAGGTATCTTTTAGCTTCTAAAGGTGATGAGGATATACTTGAAAATATAGTGAATGCTGTACTTACTAATATTGGTTTTGAAACAGTTCATAATTTAGAGATAATTAATCCTTATAATCTTAAAGATAATCAATATTTAAAAGAATCTATTTTAGATGTAAAAGCTAAAACTAATGATAATAAAAAAATCATAATAGAGTTTCAGCTCTTTGGAAATATAGATTTTTTAAAAAGAATTTATTATTATATATCAAAAAATATAGCTTTAGAATTAAAAACTAATGAGGCTTACAGAGATATAAGTCAAATAATTAGTATAAATTTTTTAGATTTTAATTTAAACTTTAATGATAATGGAAAAGAGCATAGATGTTTTAAGCTTATAGATACTGATAATCATAATATAAGTTTAGATATGATTCAGATACATTTAATAGAGATAAAAAGATTTAAAAAAATATTAGAAACTTCAACCATTGAAGATATAAAGAAAAATAAATTACTTTCTTGGATAGAGTTTTTTACGTCAAAGGATTTAAATAAAATTATAGACAAGCTAAAGGAGGAAAACATCATTATGAGCAAAGTTATAGAAAAATATAAAATATTTACTTCTGATGAAGAGAGTATGCAAGTTTATAATGCTCGTGAGGCTTTTCTATATGGACAGGAAGTTATGCTAAAGAGGGAGAGGGAAGAAGGTATAAAAGAAGGTATAGAAAAGGGTATTGAAAAAGGTATAGAAAAAGAAAAATATGCATTAGCTAAAAATATGAAAACAGAAAATATAGATATTAATTTAATAAGTAAAATAACAGGTTTAAGCAAAGAAGAAATAGATAATTTATAA
- a CDS encoding thermonuclease family protein, with product MRNFNKKNAFLIIIISFVFLFALSNFLFNDKEALFIDDASIEAFIKNSNTQIIYDYIKFREDVFVVVDNDSKSLDNIKNVFPSAKFIGEFRFKIYSRLRKNILCFFSDDSLIEYAYKNKIAYYKVVLDINSINKNEYITLRDSNNSKIFLSITNENNNYYNIDKDSIKVLDGDTITYNNNIYRFIGLDAPELEQVYGKEAKDYVSNLIKNSEKVSILVSSYDVFDRILCHILVDDVPLAYYMIEEKLAKETILKYGDNGFDEIASNIVYLSKFQGRRKFIDPARYRRENR from the coding sequence ATGCGAAACTTTAATAAAAAAAATGCATTCTTAATAATAATTATTTCATTTGTTTTTTTATTTGCTCTAAGTAATTTTTTATTTAATGATAAAGAAGCATTATTTATAGATGATGCTTCTATTGAGGCATTTATTAAAAACTCTAACACTCAAATAATATATGATTATATAAAATTTAGAGAAGATGTTTTTGTTGTTGTAGATAATGATAGTAAATCATTAGACAATATAAAAAATGTTTTTCCAAGTGCTAAATTTATAGGTGAGTTTCGTTTTAAAATATATTCAAGATTAAGAAAAAATATATTATGTTTTTTTAGCGATGATAGTCTAATAGAATATGCTTACAAAAATAAAATAGCGTATTATAAAGTTGTATTAGATATTAATAGTATAAATAAAAATGAGTATATTACATTAAGAGATTCTAATAATTCAAAAATATTTTTATCTATTACAAATGAAAATAACAATTATTATAATATTGATAAAGATTCTATAAAAGTTTTGGACGGCGACACCATAACATATAATAATAATATTTATAGGTTTATAGGGCTTGATGCACCAGAGTTGGAACAAGTTTACGGCAAAGAGGCAAAGGACTATGTTTCTAATTTAATAAAAAATAGTGAAAAAGTTTCTATACTCGTTTCTTCCTATGATGTATTTGATAGGATATTATGTCATATTTTAGTTGATGATGTGCCTTTAGCTTATTATATGATAGAAGAAAAGTTAGCAAAAGAGACTATATTAAAATATGGAGATAATGGTTTTGATGAAATTGCTAGCAATATAGTTTATTTATCGAAGTTTCAGGGTAGGCGAAAGTTTATAGACCCAGCGAGATACAGAAGAGAAAACCGCTAA
- a CDS encoding AAA family ATPase → MEKIKIENVELTLSHPDNLNIKWTGQNDLVRQIMASWHIISEDDIPLNPRIVGKPGAGKTTLSYYVAKELLKRDVYIFQCTVDTRPEDLIIIPVISENNTISYHASSLVTAMIKGGVAILDEGNRMSEKTWASLAPLLDDRRYVESVIAGIKIKAHPDFRVIVTMNDDASTFELPEYIHSRLQPTIELPFPDVKEEYDILKMNLPFADDEILKITVGFLQKSHIHNASFSVRDGISMARYAMKLYNSNIAHSKDSAFLIALKSVLGNEGIRILSLNIDENNKDE, encoded by the coding sequence ATGGAAAAAATAAAAATAGAGAATGTAGAGCTAACATTATCGCATCCTGATAATTTAAATATAAAATGGACAGGACAAAATGATTTAGTTAGGCAGATAATGGCTTCTTGGCATATAATATCTGAAGATGATATACCACTAAACCCTAGAATTGTGGGTAAGCCCGGTGCTGGAAAAACTACTCTCTCATATTATGTAGCTAAAGAACTTCTTAAAAGAGATGTTTATATATTTCAATGTACAGTGGACACTAGACCAGAGGATTTAATAATAATACCTGTAATATCAGAAAATAACACAATAAGTTATCATGCTTCAAGTTTGGTTACTGCAATGATTAAGGGTGGGGTTGCAATACTTGATGAAGGAAACAGAATGAGTGAGAAAACTTGGGCTTCACTTGCTCCGCTTCTTGATGACAGAAGATATGTTGAAAGTGTGATTGCGGGTATAAAAATAAAGGCTCATCCAGATTTTAGAGTTATAGTTACAATGAATGATGATGCGAGCACTTTTGAACTTCCTGAATATATACATTCTCGTTTGCAGCCTACAATAGAGCTTCCTTTTCCAGATGTTAAAGAAGAGTATGACATATTAAAAATGAATCTTCCTTTTGCTGATGATGAAATATTAAAAATTACTGTTGGTTTTTTACAGAAGTCGCATATACATAATGCTTCTTTTTCTGTGAGAGATGGTATTAGCATGGCGAGATACGCTATGAAGCTTTATAATAGTAATATTGCCCATAGTAAAGATTCTGCTTTTTTAATAGCTTTAAAATCTGTGCTTGGTAATGAGGGCATTAGAATATTATCACTTAATATTGATGAGAATAACAAAGATGAATAA
- a CDS encoding carboxymuconolactone decarboxylase family protein: protein MARVKFVEYEEAQGKVKDAFDYHIKKSGSVTNMKKALLNDYVTYDTMMGWYTSYDRLVEVVGERAAMILAHSVSTTNGCILCSLFFIRDLKAIGDDPKNLKLTEKEELLSELGKQMVKDPNGVTDEFMAKLKKYFNDQEIVVIVGFVSWMIAYNIFNSTLEIDLDESLIPIKGEFEKETWRAKNN from the coding sequence ATGGCAAGAGTAAAATTTGTAGAATATGAAGAAGCACAAGGCAAAGTAAAGGATGCTTTTGATTATCATATCAAAAAAAGCGGAAGTGTAACAAATATGAAAAAAGCACTTCTTAATGATTATGTTACTTATGACACTATGATGGGTTGGTATACTTCATATGACAGACTCGTTGAAGTTGTAGGAGAGAGAGCTGCTATGATATTAGCACATTCAGTTTCTACTACTAACGGCTGTATATTATGTTCATTATTTTTTATAAGAGATTTGAAAGCTATAGGCGATGACCCTAAAAATCTTAAACTTACTGAAAAAGAAGAGTTATTATCAGAATTAGGTAAACAAATGGTAAAAGACCCTAATGGTGTTACTGATGAGTTTATGGCTAAATTAAAAAAATATTTCAACGACCAAGAAATAGTTGTTATAGTAGGCTTTGTATCTTGGATGATAGCTTATAATATTTTTAACTCTACACTTGAAATAGATTTAGATGAATCTTTAATACCTATAAAAGGCGAGTTTGAAAAAGAAACTTGGAGAGCTAAGAACAATTAA
- a CDS encoding tol-pal system YbgF family protein, protein MSENTTTSKLQKNAELIFTYVYNNRIIFISGFVLIIAIIAGILIYNMNIENADKETAANFEEALALYGMYQTANIPQEQLNNPALIVDITTRVQKTYNEAKGKTLKLRAAFTLGGLYFDVANYNEAKKYYQEVANSRGFYLQPAASYNLANVLIEQTNYAEAAAVLENFTKAYPKSYLTPQATLTLSDVYRKQNDKTKAINVLRTWVNNNTNNTEYFNIFNETITLIENNIY, encoded by the coding sequence ATGTCTGAAAATACTACTACATCTAAACTTCAAAAAAATGCGGAATTAATATTTACTTATGTATATAACAATAGAATAATTTTTATATCTGGTTTTGTGTTGATAATAGCAATTATAGCTGGTATTTTAATTTATAATATGAATATAGAAAATGCTGATAAAGAAACAGCAGCAAATTTTGAAGAAGCTTTGGCATTATACGGTATGTATCAAACAGCAAATATTCCTCAGGAACAATTAAACAACCCCGCTTTAATAGTAGATATTACTACAAGAGTTCAAAAAACTTATAATGAAGCTAAAGGAAAAACTCTAAAACTTAGAGCAGCTTTTACTTTGGGCGGGCTTTATTTTGATGTTGCTAACTATAACGAAGCTAAAAAATATTATCAGGAAGTGGCAAACTCTAGAGGCTTTTATTTGCAGCCTGCCGCTTCATACAATTTGGCTAATGTATTAATAGAACAAACTAATTATGCAGAGGCTGCTGCTGTTTTAGAAAACTTTACTAAAGCATATCCTAAAAGTTATTTAACTCCTCAAGCAACTTTAACTTTATCTGATGTATATAGAAAACAAAATGATAAAACTAAAGCTATTAATGTATTAAGAACTTGGGTAAATAATAACACTAATAATACAGAATATTTTAATATATTTAATGAAACTATTACTCTTATAGAAAACAATATATATTAA
- a CDS encoding glycosyltransferase family 2 protein has product MVSIIITTRNSENFIADCINAVKNSNYKDIEIILVDNNSSDRTVEIAKELGAKTFIKGPERSAQRNYGAEMSSGEIIGFLDVDMTLSENVISECLEVFNSNKNIQALYIPEKIYGNTFFNKVRNFERSFYDATVIDGVRFFRREAFIKIGGFDSNLNSAEDWDIDRRIKQMGDVDIIKSPLYHHENHTLKQYIIKKSYYASNFNNYFEKWGYDEITKKQFGLFYRYFGVYIEKGKWKKLLSHPIYTISMYFLRFLIGIVYILSKFNISKKENIYKNK; this is encoded by the coding sequence ATGGTAAGCATAATCATCACAACAAGAAACTCTGAAAACTTTATTGCAGATTGCATAAATGCTGTAAAAAACTCTAATTATAAAGACATAGAAATAATATTAGTAGACAATAATTCATCCGACAGAACCGTAGAAATAGCAAAAGAGTTAGGGGCAAAAACTTTTATTAAAGGCCCAGAACGCTCTGCTCAAAGAAACTATGGTGCTGAAATGTCGTCTGGTGAAATAATAGGCTTTTTAGATGTTGATATGACTTTATCAGAAAATGTTATATCAGAATGCTTAGAAGTTTTTAATAGCAACAAAAATATTCAGGCTTTATACATACCAGAAAAAATATATGGCAACACTTTTTTTAATAAAGTAAGAAATTTCGAACGCTCTTTTTATGATGCCACTGTAATAGACGGTGTTCGTTTTTTTAGAAGAGAGGCTTTTATAAAAATAGGTGGATTCGATTCAAACTTAAATAGTGCTGAAGATTGGGATATTGACAGACGCATAAAACAAATGGGAGATGTTGATATAATAAAATCTCCCCTATATCATCATGAAAATCATACTCTTAAACAATATATAATAAAAAAAAGCTACTATGCTTCAAACTTTAATAATTATTTTGAAAAATGGGGATATGATGAAATCACCAAAAAGCAGTTTGGATTATTTTATAGATATTTTGGAGTATATATAGAAAAAGGCAAATGGAAAAAATTACTATCTCACCCTATTTATACAATATCTATGTATTTTTTAAGATTTCTAATTGGAATAGTTTATATATTATCAAAATTTAACATATCAAAAAAAGAAAATATATATAAAAATAAATAA
- a CDS encoding DNA repair helicase XPB, translating to MNNNAPIIVQGDGTILLDVSTEHFEEIRNFLLVFAELVKSPEYIHTYRITLVSLWNAASLNYSAESIIDFLKKYSSYDIPKNIVKQIESSISKYGKIKIIKEDDDKYYLVSDDETIIEEVLHYKAMVKYIKREVNDNKIEIDPIYRGHIKLALINIGYPVEDLAGYKTGEEYHFNLRNKLLSNGEDFSLREYQLNAIDAFYANGRPEGGAGVIALPCGTGKTVVGIAAMSKMQTKTLIIVTGVTACRQWRDEILDKTDIPKEDIGEYNGLNKEIKPITIATYKILTYRKDKESPFVHFELFFKHNWGLIIYDEVHLLPAPIIKLTSEIQSMRRLGLTATLVREDGLEKDVFCLIGPKKFDMPWRELEEKKFIAEAYCYDLRIPLDNTQRADYVVSSDKVKFRIASENILKYEIVKKIIKKLEGKNILIIGQYLNQLNEMKRQTGYTIITGKTPQAERDEIYKKFKSGEIKILIVSKVANLAVDLPDANVLIQISGTFGSRQEEAQRLGRVLRPKKGENKSYFFSVITSDTKEEDFSHKRQLFLTEQGYHYELLDMASFEELTFSK from the coding sequence TTGAATAATAATGCTCCTATCATAGTTCAGGGCGATGGCACTATTTTATTGGATGTAAGTACAGAGCATTTTGAAGAAATAAGAAATTTTTTGCTTGTATTTGCTGAGCTTGTAAAGAGTCCTGAATATATTCACACATATAGAATTACATTAGTATCATTATGGAATGCTGCTAGCTTAAATTATAGTGCCGAGTCTATAATAGATTTTTTAAAGAAATATTCTTCTTATGATATACCAAAAAACATTGTAAAACAAATAGAAAGCAGTATATCAAAATATGGAAAAATAAAGATTATTAAAGAAGATGATGATAAATATTATCTTGTAAGCGATGATGAAACTATTATAGAAGAAGTATTGCATTATAAGGCAATGGTAAAATATATTAAAAGAGAAGTTAATGATAATAAAATAGAGATAGACCCAATTTACAGAGGGCATATAAAATTAGCTCTCATAAATATAGGATATCCTGTAGAAGATTTAGCGGGGTATAAAACAGGAGAAGAGTATCATTTTAATTTACGTAATAAGCTTTTATCTAATGGGGAAGATTTTTCTTTGAGGGAGTATCAATTAAATGCAATAGATGCCTTTTATGCAAATGGACGTCCTGAGGGTGGTGCTGGTGTTATAGCTTTGCCTTGCGGTACTGGTAAGACGGTTGTAGGAATAGCTGCTATGAGTAAGATGCAGACAAAAACTCTTATAATAGTTACAGGTGTTACAGCTTGCAGGCAGTGGAGAGATGAGATATTAGATAAAACAGATATACCAAAAGAGGATATTGGCGAATATAACGGACTCAACAAAGAAATAAAACCTATCACAATAGCCACATACAAAATACTTACATATAGAAAAGACAAAGAATCTCCTTTTGTGCATTTTGAATTATTTTTTAAGCATAATTGGGGGCTTATAATATATGATGAGGTTCATTTGCTTCCTGCTCCTATAATAAAGCTTACCAGTGAAATTCAGAGTATGAGAAGGCTTGGGCTTACTGCTACTTTGGTGCGTGAAGATGGGCTTGAAAAAGATGTATTTTGTTTAATTGGTCCTAAGAAGTTTGATATGCCTTGGAGGGAGCTTGAAGAGAAGAAGTTTATTGCTGAGGCTTATTGTTATGATTTGAGAATACCTTTAGATAATACACAGAGAGCTGATTATGTGGTGTCAAGCGATAAAGTGAAGTTTAGAATTGCTAGTGAAAATATACTTAAATATGAAATAGTAAAAAAAATTATAAAAAAACTTGAAGGTAAAAATATACTTATTATAGGGCAGTATTTAAATCAGCTTAATGAAATGAAAAGACAGACTGGATATACCATTATTACAGGTAAAACTCCTCAGGCTGAAAGAGATGAGATTTATAAAAAGTTTAAGTCTGGCGAGATAAAAATACTTATAGTAAGTAAAGTAGCTAATTTGGCGGTTGATTTGCCCGATGCTAATGTATTAATACAAATATCTGGTACTTTCGGCTCTAGACAGGAAGAAGCTCAAAGGTTAGGGCGTGTTCTTCGTCCTAAAAAAGGTGAAAACAAAAGTTATTTCTTTTCGGTTATTACAAGCGACACAAAAGAAGAAGATTTCTCTCATAAGAGACAATTATTTCTTACAGAGCAGGGATATCATTATGAGCTTTTGGATATGGCTTCTTTTGAAGAGCTTACTTTTTCAAAATAA
- a CDS encoding tRNA-binding protein — protein MENNIKNETTFDNFLSLDIRVGTIIEAEDFPKAKRPAYKLKIDFGELGIKVSSAQITKLYKKEDLIGRKIVAVVNFPKKQIANFFSECLVLGAVKENNEVVLLSINEEAENGTPIG, from the coding sequence ATGGAAAATAATATTAAAAACGAAACTACTTTTGACAATTTCCTTTCTCTCGACATTAGAGTAGGCACAATCATAGAGGCAGAAGATTTTCCAAAGGCTAAAAGACCTGCATACAAATTAAAAATTGATTTTGGAGAATTAGGAATAAAAGTATCATCTGCTCAAATTACTAAGCTCTACAAAAAAGAAGATTTAATTGGAAGAAAAATTGTTGCCGTTGTAAATTTCCCAAAAAAACAAATAGCTAACTTTTTTTCTGAATGCCTTGTTCTTGGTGCTGTAAAAGAAAATAATGAAGTTGTTTTACTTAGCATTAATGAAGAAGCAGAAAACGGTACTCCTATAGGCTAA
- a CDS encoding PTS transporter subunit IIABC, translating into MKDKLFGVLQRVGRSFMLPIAVLPVAGLFLGIGSSLTNTTMLETYNLMGILGPGTIAYDILSVLSEAGNIIFGNLPIIFAMSVAIGMAKKEKEVAALSGAIAFFVMHASIGKMITVMGGADKLLAGSTTNVVGILSLQMGVFGGIIVGLGVAALHNRFYTIELPQVLSFFGGTRFVPIISAITFLVVGILMYFVWPPIQVVMNKLGDLIAGSGYVGTLFYGIIERALIPFGLHHVFYTPLWQTSLGGTMVIDGTLVEGAQNIFFAQLGSPTTTAFSVDATRFMTGKFPFMIFGLPGAALAMYKTSRPEKKQVVGALLFSAALTAMITGITEPIEFTFLFVAPIFYAIHCVLAGISFMLMHILHVTVGMTFSGGLIDLLLFGVIQGNAKTNWIWIVVVGAVYFFIYYFLFSALIKKFDWKTPGREPDSEEPKLYRRADVAAAKAAASGEKVDTNPLFQYEEAPLITAGLGGKKNISDVDCCATRLRVTVFDPSKVVDATLKASGAAGIIKKGNGIQVIYGPKVTVIKSRLEEYLNDPISDNENNATAASSESTAANEPKKQESASASSNELVDTVYAPIKGSIVKLEDVKDEAFSSGAMGKGIAIDPAEGKVYAPFDGIIETAFPTKHAIGLTSDKGVELLIHIGMDTVKLNGEHFTSHIEDGQKIKKGDLLLEFNIEGIKAAGYPTVTPVIVTNSDDYANIEPTSSASVNALDKLIDVKK; encoded by the coding sequence ATGAAGGATAAACTTTTTGGAGTATTGCAAAGAGTAGGAAGGTCATTCATGCTTCCTATAGCTGTGCTTCCTGTAGCAGGGCTCTTTTTGGGTATAGGCAGCTCTCTTACAAACACAACTATGCTTGAAACTTATAATCTCATGGGGATTTTAGGTCCGGGCACTATTGCTTATGATATATTATCAGTATTAAGTGAGGCTGGTAATATTATATTTGGAAACTTGCCTATAATATTTGCTATGAGTGTAGCTATTGGTATGGCAAAGAAAGAAAAAGAGGTTGCTGCTTTATCTGGAGCTATAGCATTTTTTGTAATGCATGCTTCTATTGGTAAGATGATAACAGTTATGGGGGGAGCTGATAAATTATTAGCTGGTTCTACTACTAATGTTGTTGGTATATTATCACTTCAGATGGGTGTATTTGGAGGTATTATAGTAGGATTAGGAGTAGCTGCTTTACATAACAGATTCTATACTATAGAGCTTCCTCAAGTATTATCATTTTTCGGCGGTACAAGATTTGTGCCTATAATATCTGCTATTACTTTCTTGGTAGTGGGTATATTAATGTATTTTGTATGGCCTCCTATACAGGTTGTAATGAATAAACTCGGAGATTTAATAGCTGGTTCTGGTTATGTGGGTACTTTATTCTATGGTATCATAGAAAGAGCATTAATACCTTTCGGTCTTCACCACGTATTCTATACACCTTTATGGCAAACTTCACTTGGCGGTACTATGGTTATAGACGGTACATTAGTAGAAGGTGCACAAAATATATTCTTTGCTCAGTTAGGCTCTCCTACTACAACTGCATTCAGTGTTGATGCTACTCGTTTTATGACTGGTAAATTCCCATTCATGATATTTGGTTTACCGGGTGCTGCTTTGGCAATGTATAAGACTTCTAGACCAGAGAAAAAACAAGTTGTAGGTGCTTTACTTTTCTCTGCTGCTCTAACAGCTATGATTACAGGTATTACTGAGCCTATAGAATTTACATTCCTATTTGTAGCTCCAATATTCTATGCTATACACTGTGTACTTGCTGGTATATCTTTTATGCTTATGCATATACTTCATGTTACAGTTGGTATGACATTCTCTGGCGGTTTAATAGACTTACTATTATTTGGTGTAATACAAGGAAATGCTAAAACTAATTGGATATGGATTGTAGTAGTTGGTGCTGTTTATTTCTTTATTTACTATTTCTTATTCTCTGCTTTGATTAAGAAATTTGATTGGAAAACACCGGGAAGAGAACCAGACAGTGAAGAGCCTAAACTTTATAGAAGAGCGGATGTTGCTGCTGCTAAGGCTGCTGCAAGCGGAGAGAAAGTTGATACAAATCCACTATTCCAATACGAAGAGGCTCCTTTAATAACTGCAGGACTTGGCGGTAAGAAAAACATTAGCGATGTTGATTGCTGTGCTACAAGACTTCGTGTAACAGTATTTGACCCTTCAAAAGTTGTTGATGCTACATTAAAAGCTAGCGGTGCTGCTGGTATAATCAAAAAAGGTAATGGAATACAGGTTATATATGGACCAAAAGTTACAGTAATAAAATCAAGACTTGAAGAGTATTTGAATGACCCTATAAGCGACAATGAAAATAATGCTACTGCTGCTTCTAGTGAAAGCACTGCTGCTAATGAACCTAAAAAGCAAGAATCAGCATCTGCTAGCAGTAATGAACTTGTTGACACTGTTTATGCTCCTATTAAAGGAAGTATTGTTAAACTTGAAGATGTTAAAGACGAAGCATTTTCTTCTGGTGCTATGGGTAAGGGCATTGCTATTGACCCAGCTGAAGGCAAAGTATATGCTCCTTTTGACGGAATAATAGAGACTGCTTTCCCTACAAAACATGCTATTGGGCTTACTTCTGATAAAGGCGTTGAGTTGTTAATCCATATAGGTATGGATACTGTTAAACTCAATGGTGAGCATTTTACTTCTCATATTGAAGATGGTCAGAAAATTAAGAAAGGCGATTTATTATTAGAGTTTAACATTGAGGGAATAAAAGCCGCAGGCTACCCTACAGTTACTCCTGTAATTGTCACTAACTCTGATGATTATGCTAATATAGAGCCAACATCATCTGCTAGTGTAAATGCTTTAGACAAACTCATTGATGTTAAAAAATAA
- the thiE gene encoding thiamine phosphate synthase — MNNFKNLKNKKEKRDYLKENYFNKSIYCVTAEDFSKGRNNIEVVGSMLEAGIKIIQYREKENPKKYMREKYEECVKIREMTKKSNALFLVDDYADLALAADADGVHIGQNDMPIEVVRKIVGEDMIIGLSTKNINEANEALNSSADYIGIGPIFDTNTKIDANNAVGIEYLDYIAKNIDMPFVCIGGIKLNNMDLLIEHNAKCLCMLTEIVASDDIKNKCETLIKKMHS; from the coding sequence ATGAATAATTTTAAAAATTTAAAAAACAAAAAAGAGAAAAGAGATTATTTAAAAGAGAATTATTTTAATAAGTCTATATACTGTGTTACTGCTGAAGATTTTTCTAAGGGACGAAATAATATTGAAGTAGTAGGCTCTATGCTTGAGGCAGGTATAAAGATTATTCAATATAGAGAAAAAGAAAATCCTAAAAAATATATGCGTGAGAAGTATGAAGAATGTGTTAAGATAAGGGAGATGACAAAAAAAAGCAATGCATTATTTTTAGTAGATGATTATGCTGATTTGGCTTTGGCGGCGGATGCTGATGGGGTGCATATTGGTCAAAATGACATGCCTATAGAAGTAGTTAGAAAGATTGTTGGAGAGGATATGATTATAGGGCTTTCTACAAAAAATATTAATGAAGCTAATGAGGCTTTAAATAGCAGTGCTGATTATATTGGTATTGGTCCTATATTTGATACTAATACTAAAATTGATGCTAATAATGCTGTGGGTATTGAGTATTTGGATTATATTGCTAAAAATATTGATATGCCTTTTGTTTGTATTGGGGGCATTAAACTTAATAATATGGATTTGCTTATAGAGCATAATGCAAAATGTTTATGCATGCTTACTGAGATTGTTGCTTCTGATGATATTAAAAATAAATGCGAAACTTTAATAAAAAAAATGCATTCTTAA